A single genomic interval of uncultured Sunxiuqinia sp. harbors:
- a CDS encoding response regulator — protein sequence MREAVAFGLKEHGFEVYDAEDGKLALAIFDGRKVDLLLTDYHMPNMNGLELIKSVRSDECYQYVPILVLTTENRKDLILETKRAGATGWVVKPFKVDRLLQTIHRIMR from the coding sequence ATTCGAGAGGCGGTTGCTTTTGGGTTGAAGGAGCATGGTTTTGAGGTATACGATGCCGAAGATGGCAAACTAGCTTTGGCTATATTTGATGGGCGTAAAGTTGATTTGTTATTGACCGATTATCACATGCCTAATATGAATGGACTGGAACTGATTAAAAGTGTTCGCTCAGATGAATGTTACCAGTATGTCCCTATTTTAGTGCTTACTACCGAAAATCGAAAAGATCTTATTCTTGAAACGAAGAGAGCCGGAGCCACCGGTTGGGTTGTAAAACCCTTTAAAGTAGATAGATTACTCCAAACAATTCATCGAATTATGCGCTGA
- a CDS encoding DUF72 domain-containing protein, with the protein MKFGKVDHPDQIDFTLPSDHVDTEALLSKHKSNQPLNISVGCAKWNRQDLKKFYPRGTKDELAYYSTQFNSIELNATFYRMFGAEQIINWKEKTPPDFKFFPKITQSISHMHRLNNVEQLTMEYCDNIINFEEKLGMVFLQLHNNFGYKNFDRLSMFFEKFPKAIPLACEVRHQEWFSNKEIAKEFFALLETHQVTNIITDTAGRRDLLHMRLTTPTAFVRYVGANHPTSDFSRLDDWVDRIEKWVKQGLQNIYFFVHQNLEKESPTLSAHFIKQVNKQMATNLKLPDISKTNGSLL; encoded by the coding sequence ATGAAATTTGGAAAAGTTGATCATCCGGATCAGATTGATTTTACATTGCCTTCGGATCATGTGGACACTGAAGCACTTTTATCGAAACACAAATCAAATCAGCCACTAAATATCTCTGTGGGCTGCGCCAAATGGAATCGGCAGGATTTGAAAAAATTTTACCCTCGCGGAACAAAAGACGAGTTAGCCTACTACTCCACTCAATTTAATTCCATTGAGCTAAATGCAACTTTTTACCGCATGTTTGGAGCAGAGCAGATCATCAACTGGAAAGAAAAAACACCGCCAGATTTCAAGTTCTTTCCAAAAATCACACAATCAATCAGTCACATGCACCGCCTGAATAACGTGGAGCAACTAACCATGGAATACTGCGATAACATTATCAACTTTGAAGAAAAGCTAGGGATGGTATTTCTTCAACTCCACAACAATTTCGGGTATAAAAATTTTGATCGACTAAGCATGTTCTTCGAGAAATTCCCGAAAGCGATCCCTTTAGCCTGCGAAGTAAGACACCAAGAATGGTTCAGCAATAAGGAAATTGCAAAGGAATTTTTCGCCCTTCTGGAGACACACCAAGTTACCAATATTATAACAGACACCGCAGGACGAAGAGACTTACTACACATGCGATTAACCACGCCAACTGCTTTTGTTCGATACGTTGGAGCAAATCATCCAACAAGCGATTTCTCACGACTGGATGACTGGGTAGACCGAATCGAGAAATGGGTGAAGCAAGGCCTGCAAAACATTTACTTTTTTGTGCATCAAAATCTCGAAAAAGAATCACCTACTCTTTCTGCCCACTTTATCAAGCAAGTAAATAAACAAATGGCCACTAATTTAAAACTCCCCGATATCTCAAAAACAAACGGGAGCTTGTTATAA
- the pdxH gene encoding pyridoxamine 5'-phosphate oxidase, protein MLRDIRKNYQKYTLDESTIPATPIHLFKLWLNEAIHNKVNEPTAMVLATSVNNEPDSRIVLLKEVSNDKFLFYTNYNSTKAKHISNNKHVALNFFWAELERQVRIKGTISKVEDSLSEDYFNSRPRGSQLGAWTSAQSEVLKSREELEQKYRKTTARFEGLSIPKPKHWGGYQVDPTEIEFWQGRPGRLHDRIRYYKIKSNQWEYKRLSP, encoded by the coding sequence ATGCTACGAGATATACGAAAGAATTATCAGAAATATACACTGGACGAGAGCACCATTCCTGCAACGCCTATTCATTTGTTTAAACTATGGCTGAACGAAGCTATTCATAACAAAGTAAATGAACCTACAGCAATGGTTTTGGCAACCTCTGTCAACAATGAACCGGATAGCAGAATTGTTCTGCTGAAAGAGGTATCCAACGATAAGTTTCTTTTTTACACAAACTACAATAGCACGAAAGCGAAGCATATTTCTAATAACAAACATGTTGCCCTTAATTTTTTTTGGGCAGAGCTTGAACGACAAGTGCGCATAAAAGGTACCATATCAAAAGTTGAGGATAGTCTTTCCGAAGACTATTTCAATAGCAGACCACGAGGCAGTCAACTTGGAGCTTGGACTTCTGCACAAAGCGAAGTGTTAAAAAGCAGAGAAGAGCTGGAACAAAAGTACAGAAAAACAACGGCTCGGTTTGAAGGTCTCTCAATTCCGAAACCTAAACATTGGGGCGGTTATCAAGTCGATCCAACAGAAATCGAATTTTGGCAAGGGCGTCCCGGAAGACTCCACGACCGCATCCGTTACTACAAGATCAAATCAAATCAATGGGAATACAAACGACTATCGCCTTAA
- a CDS encoding sodium:solute symporter: MGLLDWIVIGIFALALIGIIVWVFRQKEETSGDYFLAGRDASWIAIGASIFASNIGSEHLIGLAGAGASSGMAMAHWEIQGWMILILGWVFVPFYSRSMVSTMPEFLERRYNKESRTILSLISLVSYVLTKVAVTVYAGGLVFQQVFGIETMWGIDFFWISAVGLVLLTAIYTVIGGMKSVLYTSVLQTPILLLGSIIIVVLGLKELGGWDEMMRITSAVPVNDYGDSMTNLIRSNRDSDFPWLGVFIGSAVIGFWYWCTDQFIVQRVLSGKNEREARRGTIFGAYLKLTPVFLFMIPGMIAFALHQKYLGDGGFLPLLENGTPNADAAFPTLVAKLLPAGVKGLVVCGILAALMSSLASLFNSSAMLFTIDFYKKYRPNTSENRLLQVGRIATVVIVVLGILWIPIMRSIGDVLYTYLQDVQSVLAPGIAAAFLLGVVSSKPTPKGGMWGMISGFIIGVLRLGAKVMYSTMAGNAGYEDVKLWAADTGVNNFFYTLFYDVNWLFFSGGMLVFSMAVVLVVSKFTKAASAEQLKGLTFSSASEEDKAATRKSWNHWDVIHSAVIIGLTVIFYIYFW; this comes from the coding sequence ATGGGTTTACTTGACTGGATCGTAATTGGAATTTTTGCGCTCGCCCTAATTGGTATTATTGTGTGGGTATTTAGGCAAAAAGAAGAAACCTCAGGAGATTATTTCCTTGCAGGTCGTGATGCCTCGTGGATTGCCATTGGAGCATCCATCTTTGCCTCCAATATTGGATCCGAACACTTAATTGGATTGGCAGGAGCAGGAGCTTCCAGTGGTATGGCGATGGCACATTGGGAAATTCAGGGATGGATGATTCTTATCCTTGGATGGGTGTTCGTTCCTTTTTATTCACGAAGTATGGTTTCAACCATGCCAGAATTTCTTGAACGACGTTATAATAAAGAGTCCAGAACAATATTGTCATTGATTTCCTTGGTTAGCTACGTGTTAACTAAAGTTGCTGTTACTGTATATGCCGGTGGTTTGGTCTTTCAGCAAGTGTTTGGTATTGAAACCATGTGGGGAATCGATTTCTTTTGGATTTCTGCTGTTGGCTTGGTTTTGCTAACAGCTATTTATACGGTAATTGGAGGAATGAAATCCGTTTTATATACCTCGGTTTTGCAAACGCCTATCTTGCTGTTGGGGTCAATAATTATTGTAGTCCTTGGCTTGAAAGAGCTAGGGGGCTGGGATGAAATGATGCGCATTACCAGTGCTGTTCCTGTGAACGATTATGGTGATAGTATGACCAATTTGATTCGTAGTAATCGTGATTCGGACTTTCCTTGGTTAGGTGTGTTTATCGGGTCTGCAGTTATTGGTTTTTGGTACTGGTGTACTGACCAGTTTATCGTGCAGAGGGTTCTTTCGGGTAAAAATGAAAGAGAAGCACGTCGCGGAACTATTTTCGGAGCTTATCTGAAACTTACTCCTGTATTTTTATTTATGATTCCCGGCATGATTGCTTTTGCCTTACATCAAAAATATCTGGGTGACGGAGGGTTTTTGCCATTGCTGGAAAATGGTACACCCAATGCAGATGCTGCTTTCCCGACCCTGGTTGCAAAACTATTGCCAGCAGGTGTTAAAGGTCTTGTTGTTTGTGGTATTTTGGCTGCATTGATGAGTTCTCTGGCTTCATTGTTTAATTCATCGGCGATGTTATTTACCATTGACTTTTATAAAAAATACCGACCAAATACCAGCGAAAATAGATTGCTTCAGGTAGGTCGTATTGCAACTGTTGTAATTGTTGTTTTAGGTATTCTTTGGATTCCGATTATGCGTAGTATCGGCGATGTGTTGTATACCTACCTTCAGGATGTTCAATCCGTTTTAGCTCCGGGTATTGCTGCGGCCTTCCTGTTGGGAGTTGTGTCGTCTAAGCCAACACCCAAAGGGGGTATGTGGGGGATGATCTCCGGATTTATTATTGGAGTGCTACGCCTTGGGGCGAAAGTAATGTATTCAACCATGGCCGGAAATGCCGGTTATGAAGACGTTAAGCTTTGGGCTGCTGATACTGGAGTGAATAATTTCTTTTATACCCTGTTTTATGATGTAAACTGGTTATTCTTTAGTGGAGGTATGCTTGTGTTTAGTATGGCTGTTGTTTTGGTGGTTAGTAAGTTTACAAAAGCAGCATCAGCAGAGCAACTCAAGGGATTGACATTTTCATCAGCATCTGAAGAAGATAAAGCTGCAACTCGCAAGAGCTGGAATCATTGGGATGTTATACACTCTGCAGTTATCATTGGGTTGACTGTTATATTTTATATTTATTTCTGGTAA
- a CDS encoding STAS domain-containing protein produces MYEVKVDMVEGDRGEGGSINFSGDFIFENIRRIKEQVDAALSEWNHNKLSIRISGVTSFDLSFLQLLEGITADLENREIELSVEWNMDDEARLLLEHTGFEKYT; encoded by the coding sequence ATGTATGAAGTAAAAGTAGATATGGTTGAAGGGGATAGAGGCGAAGGCGGATCTATAAACTTTTCCGGTGATTTTATATTTGAAAATATTCGGCGAATCAAAGAGCAGGTTGATGCAGCTTTATCCGAATGGAATCACAACAAATTAAGCATTCGTATTTCTGGTGTAACTTCATTTGATTTGAGTTTCTTGCAATTACTGGAGGGCATTACTGCTGATCTCGAAAATCGGGAGATTGAGCTAAGTGTAGAGTGGAACATGGATGATGAAGCTCGCTTGTTGTTAGAGCATACTGGTTTTGAGAAATATACCTAA
- a CDS encoding thioredoxin family protein: MKILLSFILIYLGFIAVAGDTQLSVGDKAEHTSVKMLGVSGDKMSLNDVVDQNGLVLIFSCNACPFVKKWEGRYNGLKKWADDHEVGMVVVNSNYRNFDGVDSYEAMQKHAKEQSYNFPYLVDENSLLANAYGGQTTPHVFLFNEDFELVYKGAIDDNYDDASKVDKAYLKSAIEQLASGKEIAQAETKPVGCSIKRK, from the coding sequence ATGAAAATCTTATTGTCGTTTATTCTTATTTACTTAGGATTTATTGCTGTTGCTGGAGACACTCAATTATCGGTTGGCGATAAAGCTGAACATACATCTGTGAAAATGTTGGGGGTGTCGGGCGATAAAATGTCGTTGAATGATGTTGTCGATCAAAATGGCTTAGTGCTTATATTTTCCTGTAATGCTTGTCCTTTTGTTAAAAAGTGGGAAGGGCGTTACAATGGATTGAAGAAGTGGGCTGATGATCATGAGGTTGGGATGGTTGTAGTAAACTCGAACTATCGCAATTTCGACGGCGTTGATTCGTATGAAGCGATGCAAAAGCACGCTAAGGAACAGTCTTATAATTTTCCGTACTTAGTCGATGAAAATAGTTTATTGGCTAATGCATACGGCGGACAGACTACACCTCACGTTTTTCTTTTTAACGAAGATTTTGAGTTGGTCTATAAGGGGGCAATTGATGACAATTACGACGATGCCTCAAAAGTGGATAAAGCTTACTTGAAATCAGCAATAGAGCAACTGGCTTCAGGTAAGGAGATTGCCCAAGCGGAGACCAAACCTGTTGGTTGCAGTATTAAACGAAAATAA
- the araA gene encoding L-arabinose isomerase: MKIKDLKSYEVWFITGSQNLYGEETLKQVDSHSEKIAKAFDASPSIPVKIVFKPVVKTPEEIYHCCQAANTNENCIGIITWMHTFSPAKMWIQGLSVLNKPFLHLHTQFNRDIPWDTIDMDFMNLNQSAHGDREFGFICSRMRKNRKVVVGYWEDEDVQKKVGIWARAAVGNNESKNLKICRFGDNMRYVAVTEGDKVEAQRVLGWQVNAHGVGELVASMDTISEKEVDDLMDVYAAEYQLDDKLNENIRYQAKIELGMKKFLDEYGYNAFTTNFEDLTGLKQLPGLASQRMMAQGYGFGAEGDWKQSGLVRIMKAMSQGLEGGCSFMEDYTYHLDPAQPAVLSAHMLEICPSIAEAKPKIEVHPLGIGGKDAPARLVFNAPEGDGVNATLVDMGGRMRLILNPVKCMTPKALPKLPVACALWVPMPNLEVGAAAWILGGGAHHTSFSMALNKEFLEDLGEMLDLEMLVIDKDTKISEFKKELKWNDLYYHLSRGL; the protein is encoded by the coding sequence ATGAAAATTAAAGATTTAAAATCCTACGAAGTTTGGTTTATTACAGGTAGTCAAAACCTATATGGCGAAGAAACGCTCAAACAAGTTGATAGTCATTCGGAAAAAATCGCAAAAGCTTTTGATGCATCCCCATCAATCCCTGTAAAAATTGTGTTTAAACCTGTAGTTAAAACTCCCGAAGAAATTTATCATTGCTGCCAAGCGGCTAACACGAATGAAAATTGTATCGGAATAATTACTTGGATGCATACGTTTTCGCCGGCTAAAATGTGGATTCAAGGATTGAGCGTTTTAAATAAACCATTTTTACACCTTCATACACAGTTTAATCGCGATATTCCTTGGGATACCATTGATATGGACTTTATGAATCTGAATCAGTCGGCACATGGAGACCGTGAATTTGGTTTCATTTGCTCGCGCATGAGAAAAAATCGTAAAGTTGTAGTTGGCTATTGGGAAGATGAAGACGTTCAAAAAAAGGTTGGAATCTGGGCGCGTGCCGCAGTCGGTAATAATGAATCAAAAAACTTAAAGATTTGTCGTTTTGGCGACAATATGCGTTATGTGGCTGTTACAGAAGGTGATAAGGTTGAGGCACAACGAGTTCTTGGATGGCAGGTTAATGCACATGGTGTTGGAGAGTTAGTTGCCAGCATGGACACCATCTCAGAAAAAGAGGTTGATGATTTGATGGACGTGTATGCAGCTGAATATCAATTAGACGATAAATTAAATGAAAATATTCGTTACCAGGCGAAAATTGAACTTGGAATGAAAAAGTTTCTGGATGAGTATGGTTACAACGCATTTACCACCAACTTCGAAGATCTTACCGGCTTGAAACAACTCCCGGGCTTGGCAAGTCAGCGTATGATGGCTCAGGGTTATGGGTTTGGTGCAGAAGGCGACTGGAAACAATCAGGCTTGGTGCGTATTATGAAAGCCATGTCTCAAGGTTTGGAAGGAGGATGTTCTTTTATGGAAGATTATACTTACCACTTAGACCCAGCGCAGCCAGCCGTATTGAGTGCGCATATGTTGGAAATTTGTCCTTCTATTGCTGAAGCTAAACCTAAGATTGAAGTACATCCATTGGGAATTGGTGGCAAAGATGCACCCGCTCGTTTGGTTTTTAATGCACCCGAGGGTGATGGAGTAAATGCGACATTAGTTGATATGGGCGGCCGGATGCGTTTAATTCTTAATCCAGTAAAATGTATGACACCAAAAGCCCTTCCGAAATTACCGGTAGCTTGTGCTTTGTGGGTGCCAATGCCAAATCTTGAAGTAGGTGCTGCTGCCTGGATTTTGGGCGGAGGGGCTCACCATACAAGTTTCAGCATGGCTCTAAATAAAGAATTTCTGGAAGATCTTGGTGAGATGCTTGATCTTGAGATGCTTGTAATTGATAAGGATACGAAAATTTCGGAATTCAAAAAGGAGCTTAAGTGGAATGACTTGTATTATCATCTTTCCAGAGGATTATAA
- a CDS encoding ribulokinase — translation MTQTKYTIGLDYGSDSVRSLIVNVETGEEVASVVFEYPRWKKGMYCDPARNQFRQHPLDYLEGLECTIVEALKQAPAGVAENVVGISVDTTGSTPVAVDEKGMPLSLTVGYEENPNAMFVLWKDHTAVKEADEINELARKWDIDFTKYEGGIYSSEWFWAKLLKVSRDDAAVYRAANSWVEHCDWIPAVLAGNTRPKTLKRSRCAAGHKAMWHEAFGGLPSDEFLTALDPMLGGLRERLYKETFTCDVAVGNLSSEWAEKLGLSTDVVIGVGAFDAHMGAIGAEIEPYHLSKVMGTSTCDMLVAPMEEVGDKLVSGICGQVDGSIMPGMLGMEAGQSAFGDIYAWFKRVLLWPATQILAKSDLVSEEQRQALIEEMSDKMIAELTVEAEKLAIGESSVLAIDWMNGRRTPDANQNLKGAIAGLSLGTDAPRIFRALVEATAFGSKAIVDRFLNEGIRIDGVIALGGVAKKSKLVMQIVADVLNMPIKVARSEQACALGTAMAAAVAAGVYATTNEAQKKMGGGFEMEYHPIPENVEKYQKLYEDYVALGGFIEKNLTK, via the coding sequence ATGACTCAAACTAAATATACAATTGGACTCGACTATGGATCAGACTCTGTGCGTTCTCTAATTGTAAATGTAGAAACAGGTGAGGAAGTTGCCAGTGTGGTATTCGAATATCCTCGATGGAAAAAAGGCATGTATTGCGATCCGGCAAGAAACCAATTTCGTCAACATCCTTTGGATTATTTGGAAGGACTGGAATGCACGATTGTTGAAGCCTTAAAGCAAGCTCCTGCAGGAGTGGCCGAAAATGTGGTTGGTATTTCTGTTGATACAACTGGTTCAACGCCGGTTGCTGTTGATGAGAAAGGAATGCCTTTGTCGTTGACTGTTGGATATGAGGAAAATCCAAACGCCATGTTTGTGCTTTGGAAGGACCATACAGCAGTAAAGGAAGCTGACGAAATTAACGAGTTAGCTCGCAAATGGGATATCGATTTTACAAAATATGAAGGTGGAATATATTCTTCGGAATGGTTTTGGGCTAAGTTACTAAAAGTTTCTCGTGATGATGCCGCTGTTTATCGCGCCGCAAATTCGTGGGTAGAACATTGCGACTGGATTCCGGCTGTTTTAGCAGGGAATACCCGCCCCAAAACACTTAAGCGTAGCCGTTGTGCTGCTGGACATAAGGCGATGTGGCACGAGGCTTTTGGCGGACTTCCTTCAGATGAATTTTTAACAGCTCTGGACCCAATGTTGGGAGGTTTGCGCGAACGCTTGTACAAAGAAACATTTACTTGCGATGTGGCAGTTGGTAACTTGTCTAGCGAATGGGCTGAGAAATTAGGTCTTTCAACTGACGTGGTGATTGGTGTTGGTGCTTTTGATGCTCATATGGGAGCTATTGGTGCCGAAATTGAACCATATCATTTGAGTAAAGTAATGGGAACTTCAACCTGCGATATGTTGGTTGCTCCAATGGAAGAGGTTGGTGATAAGCTGGTTTCCGGTATTTGTGGTCAGGTTGATGGTTCAATCATGCCGGGTATGTTGGGAATGGAAGCCGGACAATCTGCTTTTGGCGATATTTATGCGTGGTTTAAGCGTGTGCTGTTATGGCCAGCTACTCAAATTCTTGCTAAAAGTGATCTAGTTAGCGAAGAGCAACGTCAGGCATTGATCGAAGAGATGTCGGATAAAATGATCGCTGAATTAACTGTTGAGGCTGAAAAATTAGCGATTGGCGAAAGTAGTGTATTGGCTATCGATTGGATGAATGGACGACGTACTCCGGATGCCAATCAAAACTTAAAAGGAGCTATTGCCGGTTTAAGTTTGGGAACTGATGCTCCACGGATTTTTCGCGCCTTGGTTGAGGCGACTGCCTTTGGTTCAAAAGCAATTGTTGATCGTTTCCTAAATGAAGGTATTCGTATTGATGGTGTAATTGCACTGGGGGGGGTTGCTAAAAAATCGAAATTGGTGATGCAAATTGTAGCCGATGTGCTGAATATGCCAATTAAAGTTGCTCGTTCAGAACAGGCATGTGCGCTGGGTACAGCAATGGCGGCAGCGGTGGCGGCAGGTGTTTATGCAACAACCAATGAAGCTCAGAAAAAGATGGGTGGCGGATTCGAGATGGAGTATCATCCAATTCCTGAAAACGTTGAAAAATACCAAAAGTTGTATGAAGATTATGTGGCTTTAGGTGGTTTCATCGAGAAGAATCTGACAAAATAA
- the araD gene encoding L-ribulose-5-phosphate 4-epimerase, whose product MLEELKEQVCQANLDLVEYGLVVFTWGNVSGIDREKGLVVIKPSGVSYDGMKPADMVVLDLDGNIVEGQYKPSSDTATHLVLYRNFKNIGGVVHTHSGWATSWAQAGKSIPAVGTTHADYFYGEIPCTRKMTDAEIKTNYELETGNVIVECFKDLNPDFMPGVLVNNHAPFNWGTDAHNAVHNAVVLEEVAKMTFRSFQLNAGTEMSQTLLDKHFLRKHGKDAYYGQK is encoded by the coding sequence ATGTTAGAAGAATTAAAAGAACAGGTTTGTCAAGCCAATCTTGACCTCGTTGAATACGGCTTAGTTGTTTTCACTTGGGGGAATGTGAGCGGCATTGACAGAGAAAAAGGGTTAGTTGTGATTAAACCAAGCGGTGTTTCGTACGACGGTATGAAGCCTGCTGATATGGTAGTGCTCGATTTAGATGGAAATATTGTTGAAGGGCAATACAAACCATCTTCGGATACTGCAACCCATTTAGTTTTGTACCGAAACTTCAAAAATATTGGAGGCGTTGTTCATACTCATTCCGGATGGGCTACAAGCTGGGCGCAGGCCGGGAAGTCGATTCCTGCCGTAGGAACAACACATGCCGATTATTTTTATGGTGAAATACCCTGCACTCGTAAGATGACGGATGCTGAAATTAAAACAAATTATGAGCTGGAAACAGGAAATGTAATTGTGGAATGTTTTAAAGATTTGAATCCTGATTTTATGCCTGGAGTATTGGTAAACAACCATGCTCCGTTTAATTGGGGAACAGATGCGCACAATGCAGTTCATAATGCTGTAGTTTTAGAAGAAGTTGCGAAGATGACATTTCGTTCATTTCAGTTAAATGCTGGAACTGAAATGTCGCAAACTTTATTGGATAAGCACTTTTTACGCAAGCATGGTAAAGATGCTTATTACGGTCAGAAATAA
- a CDS encoding DUF748 domain-containing protein has protein sequence MKKKWIVVLVIVVIVIVARLALPYFVTSYVNKTLRNIEGYTGSVEEVDIRLIRGAYVINQLEILKTGDSISIPFVEVRKIDLSLHWNALLRGSISGEVIMENPIVNFAVAGSKSSKVKQDGAEADWLQTLKELMPLKINRFQVVDGKISFKDFSTEPKVDIFVDSLQLLVTNLSNVEDKSKRLPSMLKATGYSLGGGNINLEMKMNALKKIPDFDLDFSFEDLDLTALNDFVKAYTNTDIERGTFNLYTEMTADNGKLEGYVKPVIQNLQVLDWNKEKGGFLQKVWESIVGAVSEILENQQKDQLATKTPVSGDLNNLDVGVWPTIWNIFENAFIEALSRKIDGTVDFSTGNTGEQD, from the coding sequence ATGAAAAAGAAGTGGATCGTTGTTCTGGTTATAGTTGTAATCGTTATAGTTGCAAGGTTGGCTTTGCCGTATTTTGTTACAAGTTACGTCAACAAAACATTGCGAAACATTGAAGGGTACACTGGTTCGGTCGAGGAAGTTGATATTCGACTAATCAGAGGTGCGTACGTGATTAACCAACTTGAAATACTGAAAACCGGGGATAGCATTTCTATTCCTTTTGTTGAAGTTCGTAAAATTGATTTATCGCTTCACTGGAACGCTTTACTTCGCGGTTCTATTTCAGGTGAAGTAATTATGGAAAACCCAATTGTAAATTTTGCCGTTGCTGGATCAAAATCTTCCAAAGTTAAGCAGGATGGGGCAGAGGCCGATTGGCTGCAAACACTTAAAGAATTGATGCCATTGAAAATCAATAGATTCCAGGTTGTTGATGGGAAAATTTCTTTCAAAGATTTCTCGACCGAACCCAAGGTCGATATTTTTGTCGACAGCCTGCAATTGTTGGTCACCAACTTATCAAATGTGGAAGATAAAAGCAAACGACTTCCTTCCATGTTGAAGGCCACTGGATATTCGCTGGGTGGTGGCAACATAAACCTAGAGATGAAAATGAACGCGCTTAAGAAAATACCTGATTTTGACTTGGATTTCTCGTTTGAAGACTTGGATTTAACAGCATTGAATGATTTCGTAAAAGCCTATACAAATACAGATATAGAACGCGGTACTTTTAACCTTTACACCGAGATGACAGCTGACAACGGCAAACTGGAAGGTTATGTGAAACCAGTAATTCAAAACTTGCAGGTGCTGGATTGGAACAAAGAAAAAGGTGGTTTTCTGCAAAAAGTTTGGGAGTCGATTGTTGGAGCTGTAAGCGAAATATTAGAAAATCAGCAAAAAGATCAGTTGGCCACAAAAACTCCAGTTTCAGGAGATCTAAACAATTTAGATGTAGGTGTTTGGCCAACTATTTGGAATATTTTTGAAAATGCTTTTATTGAAGCACTAAGCAGAAAAATAGATGGAACTGTCGATTTTTCTACTGGAAACACAGGGGAACAGGATTAA
- a CDS encoding NUDIX domain-containing protein: MKLSKEFLSELYGDHPRHYVAVDCVIFGYDSGELKLLLYPRSFEPSKGNWSLPGGFVQNDESSDQAAERILKKTTGLDDIFMEQVAAFADPNREKSARVISLAYYALVRLDRYDENLLKEHGATWYSLAKMPELIFDHNEMVAKALAKLQFKAGHGLVGKELLPEMFTLTQLRGLYEAIFQREFDPGNFRKKILSLGVLKRLNKKDSSESKKGAYYYSYQAEDINEKEIGQIIKI; the protein is encoded by the coding sequence ATGAAGCTATCAAAAGAATTCTTGTCAGAATTATATGGAGATCATCCAAGGCATTATGTTGCAGTTGATTGCGTTATATTTGGTTATGATAGCGGTGAGTTGAAATTACTATTGTATCCCCGTAGCTTCGAGCCATCAAAGGGAAATTGGTCATTGCCGGGTGGTTTTGTTCAGAATGATGAATCTTCAGATCAGGCGGCAGAACGAATATTGAAGAAGACCACGGGATTAGATGATATTTTCATGGAACAAGTTGCAGCCTTCGCTGATCCAAATCGTGAAAAATCGGCAAGGGTGATCAGTTTGGCATATTACGCTTTAGTTCGTCTTGATCGGTATGACGAAAATCTCTTAAAAGAGCATGGCGCTACCTGGTATTCGCTGGCCAAAATGCCGGAGTTAATTTTCGATCACAATGAAATGGTTGCAAAAGCTCTTGCTAAACTTCAATTTAAGGCTGGACATGGACTTGTTGGTAAGGAGTTGTTGCCCGAAATGTTCACTCTTACCCAGTTAAGGGGGCTGTATGAAGCAATTTTTCAGCGGGAATTTGATCCCGGGAATTTCAGAAAAAAGATTTTGTCACTTGGAGTTTTGAAAAGATTAAACAAAAAGGATTCTAGCGAATCGAAAAAAGGAGCCTATTATTACTCTTATCAGGCTGAAGATATTAATGAAAAGGAAATCGGTCAAATTATAAAGATCTAA